A window from Gammaproteobacteria bacterium encodes these proteins:
- a CDS encoding GGDEF domain-containing protein, producing MLKRLALLLQKGINQSNIIGRWASDEFLIIYPTIDQEKLTSIAIKICSHIQSSHSQDVGNITVSIGCCTHWQSDSSAASIIKNADIALQQAKQNGMNQLIVYEPALHTDQ from the coding sequence ATTCTAAAAAGACTAGCGCTGTTACTGCAAAAAGGCATCAACCAAAGCAACATTATTGGTCGGTGGGCGAGCGACGAGTTTCTAATTATTTACCCAACGATTGATCAAGAAAAATTAACAAGTATTGCGATTAAAATCTGTAGTCATATCCAATCAAGCCACTCTCAAGATGTTGGTAACATTACGGTGAGTATCGGTTGCTGCACTCATTGGCAGTCCGACAGTTCAGCGGCTTCAATTATTAAAAATGCTGATATCGCGCTGCAACAAGCTAAGCAAAACGGTATGAATCAACTGATTGTTTATGAGCCAGCCCTTCACACTGATCAATAA